The Acidimicrobiia bacterium sequence ATGAGCGCTTCCCCGACAAGTGGTTGGCTGTAATCACAGCCAGCAGGACCCCGCCCCAGATCAGTGGCCGGTAGAAGTTGCTGATATTGGGGAACATATTGAGTCCGGAGGAGAGGATCTGCAGGATGCCGATGGCCAGTACAACCCCAAGCAGTCGCCCGGTGCCACCGTTGGGGTTGACCCCGCCGAGCACCACGATGAGGACGGCCAAAAGGGTGTAGGTGGAGCCGTAGTCGGCTTTGGCGGAGTTGTAGTTGGCGAGCATGACCAGGCCGGCGACGGATGCGTACAGCCCGGAGATCATATAGGTGCGCACGAGGAGGCTGAAGGTATTGAGGCCGCTGAACGTCGCAGATTTGGCATTGGTGCCGAGCATGTGGATCTTGGTGCCGAATGCCGTGTTGTTCATGAGGACCGCGATCAGGGCGGCGGCGATCACGAACACCACCAAGGGAACCGGGATCACTCCGAACATCTTTCCGGCGAAGGTCTGGCCATACATGGGAGGCAGGCCACTCTTGGGCTTCCC is a genomic window containing:
- a CDS encoding ABC transporter permease; translated protein: AVVKTDAFLNLRTWQSMAIQFPEFGLMALGVMLTMITGGIDLSVVGIANMTSIGAAVVMLSLAPRGADAATSAGAIALAIVSALVAGTAAGALNGFLVAKIKIPPILVTLGTFELFTGIAIVITGGKPKSGLPPMYGQTFAGKMFGVIPVPLVVFVIAAALIAVLMNNTAFGTKIHMLGTNAKSATFSGLNTFSLLVRTYMISGLYASVAGLVMLANYNSAKADYGSTYTLLAVLIVVLGGVNPNGGTGRLLGVVLAIGILQILSSGLNMFPNISNFYRPLIWGGVLLAVITANHLSGKRSSSRIAKGKGQAQ